Below is a genomic region from Bacillus mycoides.
GCGGACAATACTGTATCTGCTGTTTTAGGGGATCAAGGAACGTTACAAAGAGCTAATCTACGGGAGATTTCATTAATAAAACTAGCTAAATTAAGCGGAATTCCAACTCCAGAAACATTTGTGAAACTTTATATTGAAGCTAATAGGAGGGAGGAATATGCATAATACGTATTTTTATCGTATGGATGGTGCAATTAAATTATCTTTATTTATATTTTGTATGACACTTACTTTTTTATTTTTTGATTTTCGTATATTGCTAATTTTATTTATTGTTGGATGTATCGGCCTCTTAATTGCAAAAATTCAATTGCGTAAAATTATAGTTATTTTCAGCGTTATATTTACATTTAGTTTATTAAATTCCGTTATGATTCTTTTCATTACGCCCACCCATGGATCGGAATTAACGGGATCGTATACCTCTTTTTTTTATATAGGTTATGCAACAATTACATATGAAACTTTATTTTATGCAGCTACACTTTCATTGAAATATTTTACGTTATTACCATTTACACTTCTTTTTATTTATACAACTCATCCAAGTGAATTTGTATGCAGCTTAAATAAATTTGCTGTTCCTTATAAAATTACATATGCAATAAATATTGCACTGCGTTATATACCAAGCATTCAATCTGAATATATAATCATTAGACACGCGCAGGAAGCAAGAGGCGTACCTTTTGAAAAAGGAGAAGCGAGCTTGTGGATTCGTATGAAAAACCGTGTTTTAATTTTTTGGCCACTTATTATTCATTCATTAGAAAGGATTGATACTGTTTCAAATGCAATGGATTTAAGAGGTTTTGGAAAAAAGGATATACGAACGTGGTACTATGCAAAAGACGCACAAAAGGAGGATTACATCACACTTTTTGTTGGTATTATTATTTTGATTATTGCAGTTTACTTAAAGCTGAATGTATTCCAAAGCTTCTGGTACCCATTTTAAAGCACTCTCAATAGAGTGCTTTTACTAATTTTTATGAAGACATGCTCAAAAAAGGGAGATATACATACTGTATAATACGAACCAGTTAAAATGATCAACTACCTATTAGTTTTCAAACCAAAAGGAGGAGAAAATATGAGTTTCGGCGGTTCTTGTGGTTTTGGTGGAGGTTTCGCTTTATTAGTTGTGTTATTTATTTTATTAATTATTGTTGGATGTAGCTGTTGGAGCTAAGGGTACTAATTTCTAATTAGTCTCTTCTAAATGTAAATTAAAAAAACATAGCAGATACTTTTTGTATCGAAATAAAAAAGGAGCCATTATGCTCCTTTTTTATTTATTATGCAACGTGCTCTCATTATTATATTTTGGGAATGTAATAGTTAAAGTAGTTCCTTTATTAACGATACTTCGGATTTTTAAACTGCCTCGCATCGTTTCAATAATTTTAACAGCAACCATCGTTCCTAAACCCGTACCTTTCGTTTTTGTACTAAAATATGGTTCGCCAAATCGATTAATTTGCTCTTGCGACATTCCAATTCCACTATCTTGAATCCGTATTATAACTTTATTATTACTAACAGATGCAGAAATAATAAGATCACCGCCACATGGCATTGCTTCTATACTGTTTTTTATTAAATTTAAAAAACATTGATGGAAGTGCTGTGTATTACCAATAATTGTTCCCTCTGAGAACTCTTTTGTAATATTAATATTATTCATGTTACAAAAAGGTAACATCATATTAATAACTCGATTTAACTCGTGCTCCACTGAAATATGATCTAGTTTTTCTGAAGCCGGTTTGGCAAAAGTTAAGTAATCATCAATAATTGCTTGTGCACGATTTAACTCTTCAAGAATATGTTCAATATACTCATCTTTGGATTGTTGAGTTATATTGGGTGTTTTTAAAAGTTGTGTAAATCCTTTTACAACAGTCAATGGATTCCTTACTTCATGTGAAATACTTGCAGCGAGTTGGCTGACAATCTCCATTTTTTCGACTTTTATTAATTTTGATCGCATAAATATTGCATCTTTTAAAACCTCATTAAAATAGACCATAAATAATATTAAAATAGTTGGTAATAGAATGAAATAAATAATGTACAAATTATTCACTTCAAAATCTGATAGAGTTAAAACAATTACTGTTGTAAATATTGCAAGGAAAAAAGTTAAAAACATAGATGAAGTTACTTTTATTTTCCTATTGTATGTATTAAATTTTGATGATGCGAATGCTGTAATTATTAACATCGTTCCATAAACAATGATTGTTAACAGGCTAAAACCATAAAACATAAAACGTATTATTAATAAAATCATGAGTAATGCAATACCGACTGGAAATCCACCATAAAGTGTACCAATTAAAAAGGGGATTTGTCTTAAATCGTGAATATAATTTTCATCCATATAGATGGGATACCGCATACATAAAATTAGTGGGATACTCGTACAAAGAATGATAAGTAGTTTCTTATATTTCTTCCCGAAGTACCCACTATCATAAATAAAATAAAAAACAAATATACTGCTTAAAATATAAAGAAGATTATTTAAAACATTTTGATTAATGTAAACAAAGTTCATAATACATGCCCCGTTATCCTGAATTTCAATCCCATATGTATTATACATTATAAAAGTACAAGTTTTACATGTACTTTTACAATGTATGTAGTTTTTATAGATTTTCAGTATTATAGGCTTTTAACCATGCATTATTAAACTCTTCCATTGACGCATAGCGCTCACTACGATTTTCATTTACAGCACGGTATGCTACTTCATATAATCCTTCACTAGCTTCCCATTTCATAAAGGAACGATCTTGGCCGCCACCTAGTAGTGCAAAAGCCATAGCCCCCATATTAAATACATTTGTTTTTCCGTCTATTATAGAGTTAAGTTGAAACTCTTCAGGTGACATAAAACGAGATGATCCCCACATTCGTCCCATCTTATTTACATACGGTTTGTTACTGTATAAATCAATATCACAAATTTTTGTTTCATTAGTTTTAAAGTTGTACAAAATACTACCGTCATAAAAATCAATAGCTACATAGTTTTTGTGTTCAACGTAAGTATGGAAATTAAAAATAGAATTTAATGAAATTAGCCTATTTTTAACGGATAATTTCTTATATTTATAAAATGGTGAGTTAGGATCATTGTATTTTGCTGGGGGTGGGAAACTCCAGTGCGGGTGAAGACATTCACCGTCAAACCAATCGAAAATTAAAACATATCCATGTTGTACAGGGGAGTGATCAATTAAACTGATAAGAGAAACGTGTTTTAAT
It encodes:
- a CDS encoding sensor histidine kinase, which codes for MYNTYGIEIQDNGACIMNFVYINQNVLNNLLYILSSIFVFYFIYDSGYFGKKYKKLLIILCTSIPLILCMRYPIYMDENYIHDLRQIPFLIGTLYGGFPVGIALLMILLIIRFMFYGFSLLTIIVYGTMLIITAFASSKFNTYNRKIKVTSSMFLTFFLAIFTTVIVLTLSDFEVNNLYIIYFILLPTILILFMVYFNEVLKDAIFMRSKLIKVEKMEIVSQLAASISHEVRNPLTVVKGFTQLLKTPNITQQSKDEYIEHILEELNRAQAIIDDYLTFAKPASEKLDHISVEHELNRVINMMLPFCNMNNINITKEFSEGTIIGNTQHFHQCFLNLIKNSIEAMPCGGDLIISASVSNNKVIIRIQDSGIGMSQEQINRFGEPYFSTKTKGTGLGTMVAVKIIETMRGSLKIRSIVNKGTTLTITFPKYNNESTLHNK
- a CDS encoding YjcZ family sporulation protein encodes the protein MSFGGSCGFGGGFALLVVLFILLIIVGCSCWS
- a CDS encoding energy-coupling factor transporter transmembrane component T family protein produces the protein MHNTYFYRMDGAIKLSLFIFCMTLTFLFFDFRILLILFIVGCIGLLIAKIQLRKIIVIFSVIFTFSLLNSVMILFITPTHGSELTGSYTSFFYIGYATITYETLFYAATLSLKYFTLLPFTLLFIYTTHPSEFVCSLNKFAVPYKITYAINIALRYIPSIQSEYIIIRHAQEARGVPFEKGEASLWIRMKNRVLIFWPLIIHSLERIDTVSNAMDLRGFGKKDIRTWYYAKDAQKEDYITLFVGIIILIIAVYLKLNVFQSFWYPF
- a CDS encoding serine/threonine protein kinase, with protein sequence MKDIPVKIQLDTITFQLKKHHNFDWLTKLGTVFAVFDQQDSGNISFGVEKNGKKNFIKYAGAQTLAYNASTNEAIQRLKSSVTIYNELKHVSLISLIDHSPVQHGYVLIFDWFDGECLHPHWSFPPPAKYNDPNSPFYKYKKLSVKNRLISLNSIFNFHTYVEHKNYVAIDFYDGSILYNFKTNETKICDIDLYSNKPYVNKMGRMWGSSRFMSPEEFQLNSIIDGKTNVFNMGAMAFALLGGGQDRSFMKWEASEGLYEVAYRAVNENRSERYASMEEFNNAWLKAYNTENL